The Saxibacter everestensis genome has a window encoding:
- a CDS encoding sulfite exporter TauE/SafE family protein, with protein sequence MTLVAFIIVAVTVLLSAFVQGSTGMGFAMITAPVVSFIDPSLIPVMLLVLMIPLNFYVAARERADIHWHGVKWISVGRFAGTFFGLWILVIVNLHQLALLIGWSTLVAAVIALVAPKFTPNKPFLAIVGLITGVTETSTGVGGPPYALAYQHSPGPELRSTVAVCFLVGEVISLIVLAISGQITGPTLLFTASMLPFLAVGSLLSRFVHHRLDGPVLRYIVLGFAIISGAVVIVQA encoded by the coding sequence ATGACCCTAGTCGCCTTCATCATCGTCGCGGTGACAGTTCTGCTCTCCGCCTTCGTGCAGGGGTCGACCGGCATGGGCTTCGCGATGATCACCGCCCCCGTCGTCAGCTTCATCGACCCGAGCCTCATACCGGTGATGCTGCTTGTACTGATGATCCCGCTGAACTTCTATGTCGCGGCCAGAGAGAGGGCCGACATCCACTGGCACGGGGTGAAATGGATCAGTGTCGGGCGTTTCGCCGGAACGTTCTTTGGGCTATGGATTCTTGTCATCGTCAACCTGCATCAACTGGCGCTGCTGATCGGCTGGTCGACGCTGGTTGCGGCCGTCATCGCGCTTGTCGCCCCGAAGTTCACACCGAACAAGCCGTTCCTGGCCATCGTCGGTCTGATCACCGGTGTCACGGAAACCTCGACGGGTGTCGGTGGGCCACCGTATGCACTGGCCTACCAACACAGCCCCGGTCCGGAACTGAGATCAACGGTCGCGGTGTGCTTCCTCGTAGGGGAGGTCATCTCGCTCATCGTGCTCGCCATTAGTGGACAAATAACCGGACCGACGCTGCTGTTCACCGCCTCCATGCTGCCCTTCCTGGCCGTCGGATCGTTACTCAGCAGATTCGTTCATCACAGGCTCGACGGACCGGTATTGCGGTACATCGTGCTTGGCTTCGCGATCATCTCCGGAGCCGTCGTGATCGTCCAAGCTTGA
- a CDS encoding LacI family DNA-binding transcriptional regulator, protein MGDTSRRNRATIADVAREAGVSRTTVSHALNGLGKVNSQTRDKVKEVAARLKYRPSVRAQGLRSGRTQALALLSSMPSAVSAGPSQLGFFTELAMGCARTALLKGYVFVLAPPEDDANPVDRLDIDGAILLEPTIDDPIAAALTDRGIPFVTIDGPASERSVDLHHTEIAELLVSHLLENGTKHPALIVGTSRRKSQAAARTAYLAAAFRDGFTPLIAEADESEGEDGGYRSSKQLLAEHPEVDALIIPIDTFATGAVRAGTEAGRVIGDDLLIATRYDGLRARTSTPPLTAVHLGLDEISSEAIDRLVAILDGSPPIASDTAAMSSESSSPVAPTSIPPTLVVRESTAGPPK, encoded by the coding sequence ATGGGAGATACTTCGCGCCGGAATCGGGCTACGATCGCCGATGTGGCACGTGAGGCCGGCGTATCGCGCACAACTGTGTCCCATGCACTCAACGGATTGGGCAAGGTCAATTCGCAGACCAGGGACAAGGTCAAAGAGGTGGCCGCTCGACTGAAGTATCGGCCCAGCGTCCGCGCCCAGGGCCTGCGTTCTGGACGCACCCAGGCCCTTGCGCTCCTGTCCTCGATGCCATCCGCGGTCTCAGCGGGACCCTCGCAGCTTGGCTTCTTCACCGAACTCGCGATGGGATGCGCTCGGACGGCACTGCTCAAGGGCTACGTGTTCGTCTTGGCGCCACCGGAAGACGATGCCAATCCTGTCGACCGGCTCGACATTGATGGGGCGATCCTCCTCGAACCCACCATCGATGACCCCATTGCCGCAGCACTGACCGACCGCGGAATACCGTTCGTCACCATTGACGGTCCCGCGAGCGAGCGGAGCGTGGACCTGCACCACACGGAAATCGCGGAACTACTCGTTTCTCACCTGCTAGAGAACGGGACGAAGCATCCGGCACTCATAGTAGGAACGAGCAGGCGCAAATCCCAGGCTGCCGCACGGACTGCTTACCTGGCCGCGGCCTTCCGGGACGGCTTCACCCCATTGATCGCCGAGGCGGATGAAAGCGAAGGCGAAGACGGAGGATACCGGTCGTCCAAGCAGCTCCTCGCCGAGCATCCGGAGGTCGATGCCCTGATTATCCCCATCGACACCTTCGCCACCGGAGCCGTGCGGGCGGGAACCGAAGCAGGAAGGGTGATCGGAGACGATCTGCTGATTGCGACGAGGTACGACGGCCTTCGGGCTCGCACCAGCACACCACCTCTTACAGCCGTGCACCTGGGACTGGACGAGATCTCGAGTGAGGCGATTGATCGGCTCGTGGCGATCCTCGACGGCTCCCCACCGATCGCGTCCGACACTGCCGCAATGAGTTCGGAGTCCTCGTCGCCCGTCGCACCGACTTCCATCCCACCGACTCTCGTCGTCAGAGAGTCAACGGCCGGACCTCCGAAGTGA